The Coccidioides posadasii str. Silveira chromosome 3, complete sequence genome contains a region encoding:
- a CDS encoding uncharacterized protein (EggNog:ENOG410PF9H~COG:I~MEROPS:MER0044357~BUSCO:6429at33183) — MRAATRRAALRPSAAVWSRNLEFHGQASRFWGPAPVLASASTSSTHLGRRSIQSHRPNRAAQAIAASREPSEQRTYDSSNPALSFPCLDALEAKSALLSARSLSSGPEPSYTTGHHEQFRSREPLLLDWGGVLPEFEIAYETWGTLNSQRSNAILLHTGLSASSHAHSTKANPKPGWWEKFIGPGAPLDTNKYFVICTNVVGGCFGSTGPSSIDPSDGKRYATRFPILTLDDMVRAQFRLLDSLGVSKLYASVGSSMGGMQSLAAGVLFPERVGRIVSISGCARSHPYSIAMRHTQRQVLMMDPNWARGFYYDSIPPHSGMKLAREIATVTYRSGPEWEKRFGRARADPSKQPALCPDFLIETYLDHAGEKFSLDYDPNSLLYVSKAMDLFDLSRSQQQATRQRRVKNEERISSSSRPPHNDPSCSLTLPAKPYEEQPAELSDLASADESMSSADSASSPSSSFQLFQPPPDLVAGLTPLKDHPILVMGVASDILFPAWQQREIADSLRAAGSEKVKHVELGEDVSLFGHDTFLLDLKNIGGPIQQFLQ, encoded by the coding sequence ATGAGGGCAGCAACGCGGAGAGCTGCCTTGAGGCCTTCAGCAGCTGTATGGTCTCGCAATCTCGAGTTCCACGGACAAGCTTCGAGATTTTGGGGTCCAGCCCCGGTGCTGGCATCTGCGTCTACCTCTTCGACCCATCTAGGCAGACGGTCAATACAGTCTCATCGGCCAAACAGGGCGGCGCAAGCCATCGCCGCCTCCCGAGAACCTTCCGAGCAGCGAACGTACGATTCCTCGAACCCGGCCCTGTCGTTTCCATGCTTAGATGCGTTGGAGGCGAAATCTGCTCTCTTATCCGCGAGATCCCTCTCTTCAGGACCAGAACCCTCATACACAACAGGTCACCATGAACAGTTCCGTTCGCGGGAGCCCTTGCTGCTGGACTGGGGCGGCGTGCTTCCGGAGTTCGAGATCGCGTACGAGACATGGGGGACGCTGAACTCGCAGAGGAGCAATGCCATACTCCTGCACACTGGTCTATCGGCATCGAGTCATGCACATAGCACCAAGGCGAACCCAAAGCCCGGTTGGTGGGAGAAATTCATCGGTCCCGGGGCGCCGTTGGACACGAATAAATATTTCGTCATCTGCACAAATGTGGTCGGCGGCTGCTTTGGTAGCACAGGACCCTCGTCGATCGACCCGTCGGATGGCAAGCGCTACGCCACGAGGTTCCCTATCCTCACGTTGGATGACATGGTTCGGGCGCAGTTCCGATTGCTGGATTCCCTGGGTGTCTCCAAACTATACGCTTCGGTGGGGTCCAGTATGGGCGGAATGCAGAGTCTAGCGGCAGGAGTCTTGTTCCCGGAACGAGTGGGTAGAATCGTCAGCATCAGCGGCTGCGCTCGGAGCCATCCTTACAGCATCGCTATGCGACACACGCAGCGCCAGGTCCTCATGATGGATCCCAACTGGGCTCGCGGCTTCTACTACGATTCCATCCCCCCTCATTCAGGCATGAAGCTGGCGCGCGAAATCGCCACGGTAACCTACCGCAGCGGACCGGAGTGGGAAAAACGGTTCGGCAGGGCACGCGCCGACCCAAGCAAGCAGCCCGCCCTCTGCCCAGACTTTCTCATCGAAACCTACCTAGACCACGCTGGCGAAAAGTTCTCGCTAGATTACGATCCAAACAGCCTTCTGTACGTGTCCAAGGCGATGGATCTGTTTGATCTCAGCCGCTCCCAGCAGCAAGCGACCCGTCAGCGGCGGGTGAAAAATGAGGAGAGAATCTCCTCAAGCTCGCGGCCGCCTCACAACGATCCATCATGCAGTCTTACGCTCCCCGCGAAACCCTACGAAGAGCAACCCGCCGAGCTAAGCGACCTCGCGTCAGCAGACGAGTCTATGTCCTCGGCAGACTCTGCCTCTTCCCCTTCGTCTTCctttcagctttttcagccCCCTCCGGACCTAGTCGCTGGTTTGACGCCGCTGAAGGACCATCCCATCTTAGTTATGGGCGTGGCAAGCGATATCCTTTTCCCGGCGTGGCAGCAGCGGGAGATTGCAGATTCGCTCCGAGCGGCAGGGAGCGAGAAAGTCAAGCACGTGGAGTTGGGGGAGGACGTATCGTTGTTCGGCCACGACACATTCTTGCTTGATCTGAAAAATATTGGGGGTCCGATACAACAATTCTTGCAGTGA